The proteins below are encoded in one region of Danio rerio strain Tuebingen ecotype United States chromosome 14, GRCz12tu, whole genome shotgun sequence:
- the egr1 gene encoding early growth response protein 1, with protein sequence MAAAKTEMLLPALQISDPLSFPHSPTDNYPKLEEMIMLNSAGTPFLNATAPEGAVFGSGEPGEQFDHLAGDTLSEISMEKPLSDQTYSTQRLPPISYTGRFTLEPATNCSNSLWAEPLFSLVSGLVGINPPPASIPSSTSQATHPSSSSTSSIPSSSSSSTSSASLSCSVHQSEPNPIYSAAPTYSSASPDIFPESGPNFSTTVGTSLQYSSSTYPSAKTCNPSFSVPMIPDYLFTQQQSEISLVPPDQKPIQTQAGQQPALTPLHTIKAFATQTGSQDLKSVYQSQLIKPSRMRKYPNRPSKTPPHERPYACPVETCDRRFSRSDELTRHIRIHTGQKPFQCRICMRNFSRSDHLTTHIRTHTGEKPFACEICGRKFARSDERKRHTKIHMRQKDKKAEKGATAAVQSSVSNISISASSPVSSYPSPITSYPSPVSSFPSPVNSCYSSPVHTSYPSPSIATTYPSATSTFQTQVATSFPTSVASNIYSSPVTTPLPDMQSALSPRTADIC encoded by the exons ATGGCTGCAGCCAAGACAGAGATGCTCCTGCCTGCTCTGCAGATCTCCGACCCCTTGAGCTTCCCTCACTCCCCCACGGATAACTACCCCAAGTTGGAGGAGATGATCATGCTGAACTCTGCAGGGACCCCCTTTCTCAACGCCACAGCACCTGAAGGCGCTGTTTTTGGCTCCGGGGAGCCCGGGGAGCAGTTTGATCACCTTGCTGGAG ATACGCTTTCAGAAATTTCCATGGAGAAACCTCTGTCAGATCAGACCTACTCCACCCAACGGCTGCCTCCCATATCTTACACAGGCCGTTTCACCCTTGAACCCGCCACCAACTGCAGTAACAGTCTATGGGCTGAGCCTCTGTTCAGCCTGGTGAGTGGGCTGGTGGGCATCAACCCACCCCCAGCCTCCATCCCGTCCTCAACCTCTCAGGCAACTCACCCCTCTTCCTCTTCCACGTCTTCCATCCCCTCTTCGTCCTCGTCATCCACATCCAGCGCCAGCTTGAGCTGCTCCGTCCACCAGAGTGAGCCCAACCCCATCTATTCGGCAGCTCCCACCTACTCCAGTGCCAGCCCAGACATCTTCCCTGAGTCTGGCCCTAACTTCTCAACCACGGTGGGCACCTCACTGCAGTACTCCTCATCAACATATCCCAGTGCCAAGACCTGTAACCCCAGCTTCTCTGTGCCAATGATCCCTGACTACCTGTTTACACAGCAGCAAAGTGAGATCAGCCTGGTGCCACCAGATCAGAAACCCATCCAGACACAAGCGGGTCAGCAGCCCGCCCTGACGCCGCTGCACACCATCAAGGCCTTTGCAACCCAAACGGGTTCACAGGACCTGAAAAGCGTCTACCAGTCTCAGCTCATCAAGCCCAGTCGCATGCGCAAGTATCCTAACCGGCCAAGCAAGACACCACCCCACGAGCGCCCCTACGCATGCCCTGTGGAGACCTGTGACAGGCGCTTCTCACGCTCAGACGAGCTGACCCGCCACATCCGCATCCACACAGGACAGAAGCCATTCCAGTGCAGGATCTGCATGCGCAACTTCAGCCGCAGTGACCACCTGACGAcccacattcgcacacacacaggcGAGAAGCCCTTTGCCTGCGAGATCTGTGGCCGCAAGTTTGCCCGCAGCGACGAGCGCAAGCGCCACACTAAGATCCACATGCGGCAGAAGGACAAGAAAGCAGAGAAAGGTGCCACTGCTGCAGTGCAGAGCTCAGTTTCAAACATTTCCATCTCAGCTTCCTCACCAGTGTCCAGCTACCCCTCTCCCATCACTTCTTACCCTTCTCCGGTCTCCTCTTTCCCGTCTCCAGTCAACTCCTGCTACTCATCTCCAGTCCACACCTCCTACCCCTCCCCGTCCATTGCAACCACGTACCCATCGGCCACCAGCACCTTCCAGACGCAGGTGGCCACTTCCTTCCCGACCTCAGTGGCCAGTAACATCTACAGTTCTCCTGTCACCACCCCACTGCCCGACATGCAGTCTGCGCTTTCCCCTCGGACAGCCGACATCTGCTGA